A genomic region of Miscanthus floridulus cultivar M001 chromosome 3, ASM1932011v1, whole genome shotgun sequence contains the following coding sequences:
- the LOC136542437 gene encoding universal stress protein PHOS34-like — protein MQAPPPPSSVDLPLAAPPPPVKAPTPRPPAPASLQPESPGVFFSAAAAAAPLGTSHRRIAIAVDLSDDSAIAVRWAVANYLRPGDAVILLHVRPTSVLYGADWGAVDVSLPNPSNAASAEDDDDEAAAARRMEDDYDAFTASKADDFARPLKDAGIPYKIHIVRDHDMKERLCLEVERLSLSAVIMGSKGFGAARRTSKGRLGSVSDYCVHHCVCPVVVVRFPDDGSADAGEAGGLSAAVGAEDVLHPVPEEEAEYHDAAEEDKDT, from the exons ATGCaggccccgccgccgccctcctccgTCGACCTGCCgctggcggcgccgccgccgccggtgaagGCGCCGACGCCGCGGCCCCCGGCGCCGGCCTCGCTGCAGCCGGAGTCCCCTGGCGTCTtcttctccgccgccgccgccgccgcgcccctgGGCACCTCGCACCGCCGCATCGCCATCGCCGTCGACCTCTCCGACGATTCCGCCATCGCCGTGCGCTGGGCCGTCGCCAACTACCTCCGCCCCGGGGACGCCGTCATCCTGCTCCACGTGCGCCCCACCTCCGTGCTCTACGGCGCCGACTGGGGCGCCGTCGATGTCTCCCTCCCCAACCCTAGCAACGCCGCCTCcgccgaggacgacgacgacgaggccgccgccgcgcgcaGGATGGAGGACGACTACGACGCCTTCACGGCGTCCAAGGCCGACGACTTCGCCAGGCCGCTCAAGGACGCGGGAATCCCCTACAAGATCCACATCGTCAGGGACCACGACATGAAGGAGCGCCTTTGCCTCGAGGTCGAGCGCCTCTCGCTCAGCGCCGTCATCATGGGGAGCAAGGGCTTCGGCGCCGCGCGGAGGACCAGCAAGGGCAGGCTCGGCAGCGTCAGCGACTACTGCGTCCACCACTGTGTCTGCCCCGTTGTAGTCGTGCGTTTCCCAGATGACGGCTCTGCTGATGCTGGGGAGGCCGGCGGTTTGTCTGCCGCGGTTGGTGCGGAGGATGTGCTGCACCCTGTGCCGGAGGAGGAGGCCGAGTACCATGACGCCGCTGAGGAGGACAAGG ATACTTGA